One part of the Bacteroidales bacterium genome encodes these proteins:
- a CDS encoding patatin-like phospholipase family protein, with translation MTRKKNKYWLLLIILFPFSVAGSDIEKKISAPKVGVVLSGGGAKGFAHIGVLKVLEEEGIPVDIIVGTSMGSLVGGVYSLGYNADEIMEIVHKIQWESLLSDAVLRTELSYNEKTLSQRYQLSLPQSAKGALTLPKGLVRGQNVINLFCGLTANVPVDADFLSFPIPYACVAANIQTGEEVVMTDGFLPEAMFASMAFPGFFHPMERNGKLLIDGGVVNNFPVDVAKNMGADIIIGVDVTGNFTGKEDFQSMFGILGQLVCFMGMEKDSLNKALCDITIRPDITGYSVASFNHAAADTLINRGIAAADSFREVLRKLKTEHGLCKENNKEKLVLSEKWKITKISISDDLEIDKSIILHKMSLEIPGVYSYEEIKASIDRLYGTDGFERVYFSLNDNQNGKTLNLNITPKKSISLNIGFKANTTDAAAVLLNATRKDISKTIGYFSSGAELSINPGVTMIAETKGIGFPTLGFMMKAKYQNYRFFQDGKKQFSSDIFHASASVYVDRRLNNGLTLSVGTVFDYFNKNTFYKSDYIPPDLKNKAEVMANGYISFQCDNLNNFYFPTRGVSFLIKYSIYTPLRSEKEFGNDILVNFRSAVPAGKRTTFLFDIYNRSLLNEHYPHIKSNLVGGEGYSIYFENHLPLTGMPPFTIAGEQATVLKAGVRFRLFKNHFLTFSYNELYQGNKRFQFNENMTIRGASANFALKTILGPIDVGAGLHFSKEYCKPGFSANLGLWF, from the coding sequence ATGACAAGAAAAAAAAATAAATACTGGCTTCTGTTAATCATATTATTTCCGTTTTCTGTAGCCGGTTCCGATATCGAAAAAAAAATATCCGCACCTAAAGTTGGAGTGGTTCTTAGTGGAGGAGGAGCAAAAGGATTTGCGCACATTGGGGTATTGAAAGTATTGGAAGAGGAAGGTATTCCTGTTGATATTATTGTCGGTACCAGTATGGGAAGTCTTGTCGGTGGCGTTTATTCCCTGGGATATAATGCCGATGAAATTATGGAAATTGTCCATAAGATACAATGGGAATCTTTATTAAGTGACGCTGTACTGAGAACCGAACTTTCCTATAATGAAAAGACCCTTAGTCAACGATATCAACTATCATTGCCACAGAGTGCAAAAGGAGCATTGACACTTCCCAAAGGACTGGTCAGGGGGCAAAATGTGATCAATCTTTTTTGCGGACTGACGGCTAATGTACCTGTTGATGCCGATTTTTTATCCTTCCCGATACCATATGCATGTGTAGCAGCCAACATACAAACAGGCGAGGAAGTAGTAATGACCGATGGTTTCTTACCGGAAGCTATGTTCGCCAGTATGGCTTTCCCGGGTTTTTTCCATCCGATGGAACGAAACGGCAAATTACTGATAGATGGTGGTGTTGTGAATAATTTCCCGGTAGATGTCGCTAAAAATATGGGGGCGGATATTATCATTGGTGTTGATGTGACCGGAAATTTTACCGGAAAAGAAGATTTTCAATCTATGTTTGGGATACTTGGACAACTTGTCTGCTTTATGGGAATGGAAAAAGATTCGCTGAACAAGGCCCTTTGTGATATTACTATTCGTCCTGACATAACGGGTTATTCGGTAGCGAGTTTCAATCATGCAGCCGCAGACACTTTAATTAACCGGGGGATAGCTGCAGCTGATTCATTCAGGGAAGTACTCCGGAAACTGAAAACAGAACATGGACTTTGCAAGGAAAACAACAAAGAGAAACTGGTTTTATCTGAAAAGTGGAAAATCACGAAGATATCCATATCCGATGATCTGGAAATAGATAAAAGCATCATCCTTCATAAGATGTCACTTGAAATTCCCGGTGTATACTCCTATGAAGAAATAAAGGCATCAATTGACCGGCTTTACGGTACGGATGGTTTTGAACGCGTTTATTTCAGCCTTAATGATAATCAAAACGGAAAAACGTTGAATCTGAATATTACTCCTAAAAAATCTATTTCATTAAACATTGGTTTTAAAGCTAATACAACCGATGCTGCCGCAGTACTCCTGAATGCTACCCGCAAAGATATATCCAAGACCATCGGATATTTTTCATCCGGCGCGGAACTATCTATCAATCCGGGAGTTACCATGATTGCTGAAACCAAAGGTATCGGCTTTCCTACATTGGGATTCATGATGAAAGCTAAATACCAGAATTACAGATTCTTTCAGGATGGAAAAAAGCAATTTTCTTCCGATATTTTTCATGCAAGCGCTTCCGTTTATGTTGACAGACGACTGAATAACGGATTGACCTTAAGTGTAGGAACAGTCTTCGATTATTTTAATAAAAATACCTTTTATAAATCCGATTATATCCCTCCTGACTTGAAAAATAAAGCAGAAGTGATGGCAAATGGCTACATTTCATTCCAGTGTGATAATTTGAATAATTTTTATTTTCCGACCAGAGGGGTAAGTTTCCTTATTAAATATTCGATTTATACACCGTTGAGGAGTGAAAAAGAATTCGGCAATGACATACTGGTGAATTTCCGGTCGGCGGTTCCTGCCGGAAAGAGAACTACATTTTTGTTTGATATATATAACAGGTCATTACTGAATGAGCATTACCCGCATATTAAATCGAACCTGGTCGGAGGCGAAGGTTATTCCATTTATTTCGAAAATCACCTTCCATTAACGGGAATGCCTCCGTTTACCATCGCCGGAGAGCAGGCTACTGTGTTGAAAGCAGGGGTCAGATTCAGGCTTTTCAAAAACCACTTTCTCACCTTCTCATATAATGAACTGTATCAGGGCAACAAGAGGTTTCAATTCAATGAAAATATGACCATCAGAGGGGCAAGTGCAAATTTTGCCCTAAAAACAATATTGGGTCCTATTGACGTTGGCGCCGGACTCCATTTTTCAAAAGAGTATTGTAAGCCGGGATTTTCTGCCAACTTAGGACTTTGGTTCTAG
- a CDS encoding GyrI-like domain-containing protein, which translates to MAKISEIMLLQQAEQPALTIDATTDMNGMSQIIGESFMKIAAYMEECGEIPTDIPFVAYPDFESLNEKTIRMTIGFKLAKALPGKGEIKSIRLPAEKIVFCLHRGTYDELAKLYNEMMEWIKTKGYHGTGTSVEYYYTGPDVPESEHVTRVEMSLK; encoded by the coding sequence ATGGCAAAAATTTCGGAAATCATGCTCCTGCAACAAGCAGAACAACCTGCATTAACCATTGATGCGACAACTGATATGAATGGAATGTCGCAAATAATCGGTGAGAGTTTTATGAAAATTGCGGCATATATGGAAGAATGCGGCGAGATACCTACAGATATTCCTTTTGTCGCTTATCCGGATTTTGAAAGTTTGAATGAAAAGACGATCAGGATGACGATCGGATTCAAGCTGGCAAAAGCATTACCCGGAAAAGGGGAGATCAAATCAATTCGATTACCTGCAGAAAAGATAGTTTTTTGTCTTCACCGTGGGACTTATGACGAGCTGGCAAAATTATATAACGAAATGATGGAATGGATCAAAACCAAGGGGTATCATGGAACCGGAACATCGGTGGAATACTACTATACAGGTCCGGATGTTCCTGAAAGCGAGCATGTAACCAGAGTAGAGATGTCACTGAAATAA